Proteins found in one Coffea eugenioides isolate CCC68of chromosome 5, Ceug_1.0, whole genome shotgun sequence genomic segment:
- the LOC113771167 gene encoding uncharacterized protein LOC113771167, translating into MWQSEGEEEYADMPPLEEEGKDDDLVEIEEDLIARTMVTMRVLNAQAQEDDLQRTNIFHTRCKIGDEDVFPEKLPKGLPPIRCIEHQIDFVSGAILPNRPAYRANPEETKEIQRQVDSLLEKDQVHESLSPCAVPVILVPKKEGTWRMCTDCRAINKITVKYRHPIPSKSLDEHDEHFRLVLSALREDRLFANMEKCVFCTPEVNFLGYIVGANGISVDPAKVKAILEWPTPTNMSQVRSFHGLASFYRRFVKDFSTIATPLNEVIKKNMGFQWGKEQEESFLKLKKLLTSAPILALPNFDLTFEVECDASGIGIGAVLHQNNRPLAYFSEKLSGGALNYPTYDKELYAVVRALEVWQHYLMPKEKTSDARHVADLFFKEVVRLHGVPRTIISDRDVKFLNYFWKSLWGKLGTKLLFSTSSHPQTDGQTEVTNRTLGALLRAIVQKNLKKWEECLSIAEFA; encoded by the exons ATGTGGCAAAGCGAAGGAGAGGAGGAATATGCGGACATGCCACCGCTTGAAGAAGAGGGGAAGGATGATGACCTGGTTGAAATAGAAGAGGACCTCATAGCTCGAACTATGGTGACTATGAGAGTGCTAAATGCACAAGCTcaagaagatgatctccaacGGACCAACATTTTTCATACGAGATGCAAAATTGGAGATGAG GATGTGTTTCCGGAGAAACTACCGAAAGGATTACCTCCAATTCGATGTattgaacatcaaatcgacTTTGTTTCTGGAGCAATTCTACCAAATCGACCAGCCTATAGAGCAAATccggaggaaacaaaggaaatccaaagGCAAGTCGATTCCCTCCTTGAAAAGGACCAGGTTCATGAATCTCTTAGTCCTTGTGCGGTTCCAGTCATTTTAGTACCTAAGAAAGAAGGGACTTGGAGAATGTGTACAGATTGtcgtgcaattaataaaattactgttaagtatcgtcatcccattcctag CAAGTCTTTAGATGAACATGATGAGCATTTTCGACTTGTTTTAAGTGCCTTGCGTGAAGATAGATTGTTTGCTAATATGGAAAAATGTGTCTTTTGCACTCCTGAAGTTAATTTCcttggatatattgttggtgcaAATGGCATAAGTGTTGATCCCGCCAAGGTAAAAGCCATCTTAGAGTGGCCGACTCCAACCAATATGTCTCAAGTAaggtcttttcatggtcttgcaagtttctataggagatttgttaaagacttTAGCACTATTGCAACACCTTTGAATGAGGTAATTAAAAAGAATATGGGGTTTCAATGGggaaaagagcaagaagagtcATTTCTTAAGCTTAAGAAGTTGTTAACTTCGGCACCTATTCTTGCTTTGCCTAATTTTGACTTGACGTTCgaagttgaatgtgatgctagtgGAATCGGCATAGGGGCTGTCTTACATCAAAATAATAGGCCTTTGGCTTATTTTAGTGAAAAGTTGAGTGGGGGAGCTCTTAATTAccctacttatgataaagaattgTACGCTGTTGTGCGTGCTCTTGAAGTGTGGCAGCATTATCTTATGCCTAAGGA GAAGACAAGTGATGCACGCCatgttgctgatttattcttcaagGAAGTGGTTAGATTGCATGGGGTACCGCGTACTATTataagtgatagggatgtgaaattcttaaACTACTTCTGGAAATCACTTTGGGGAAAATTGGGAACGaagttgctattttctacttctagtcatcctcaaacggATGGTCAAACCGAGGTAACCAATCGAACCCTTGGTGCTTTACTTCGAGCCATTGTtcaaaagaacttgaagaagTGGGAAGAATGTTTGTCTATCGCTGAGTTTGCATAA